A single window of Thermodesulfobacteriota bacterium DNA harbors:
- a CDS encoding (2Fe-2S)-binding protein translates to MKKVPIRLTVNHEVYDLLIASHRTLLDVLRNDLHLTGTKEGCGEGVCGSCTVLLDGIPVRSCLTLAATVQGREITTIEGLREGEQLHPVQEAFVRHHAIQCGFCTPGMILTAYALLMENPNPSEPEIRRAISGNICRCTGYAKIVEAIRSLAGSGR, encoded by the coding sequence ATGAAAAAGGTGCCCATTCGCCTCACGGTCAATCACGAGGTCTACGATCTCCTCATTGCTTCCCACCGGACCCTCCTCGACGTCCTTCGAAACGACCTCCACCTCACTGGAACCAAGGAGGGCTGCGGAGAAGGGGTATGCGGCTCCTGCACCGTCCTTCTCGATGGCATCCCCGTGCGGTCCTGCCTCACCCTTGCAGCCACCGTCCAAGGGAGGGAGATCACCACGATCGAGGGGCTGCGCGAGGGCGAGCAACTCCACCCCGTCCAGGAGGCCTTCGTCCGTCATCATGCGATCCAGTGCGGCTTCTGCACCCCGGGGATGATCCTCACGGCCTATGCCCTCTTGATGGAGAACCCAAACCCGAGCGAACCCGAGATCCGGCGGGCCATCTCCGGAAACATCTGCCGATGCACCGGTTATGCGAAGATCGTGGAGGCCATCCGGTCTCTGGCCGGTTCAGGGAGGTAG
- a CDS encoding FAD binding domain-containing protein has protein sequence MRLPPFQLLEPESLQEVLTLLEARKEKAQLLAGGTDLLNRVRLGLANPETVISLGKIRELEGIEVRGREIIVGAATKLREIVKSSVLEGGFRALAEAAYQVASPTLQNMGTTGGNLLQNTRCLYYNQSPLVLNGLESCHKRGGSACLAVKGSKRCFSVYQGDLAPALIAFEARCVLEKRGSSRTIPVADLFTGNGLTPFRLQPDEVLTKIILPLPEGPFGSAYQKLRLRGSIDYPLVSVAAFVSATPEGERNRCCLVLGAVGAAPKRMDDLSGEVDFEALAQRASDLAEAIDNLQMPGSYRKKMAGVLAKRAMKEALARMKGVA, from the coding sequence ATGAGACTTCCGCCCTTTCAACTCCTGGAGCCCGAAAGCCTCCAAGAAGTCCTCACCCTACTCGAAGCCCGAAAGGAGAAGGCCCAGCTCCTGGCAGGAGGGACCGATCTCTTGAACCGGGTGAGATTGGGGCTGGCCAACCCTGAGACCGTCATCAGCCTCGGAAAAATCCGGGAACTCGAGGGGATCGAGGTGAGGGGGCGCGAGATCATCGTTGGCGCGGCCACCAAATTGAGGGAGATCGTTAAATCCTCCGTCTTGGAGGGGGGTTTTCGAGCCCTTGCGGAGGCCGCTTACCAGGTGGCCTCCCCGACGCTCCAAAACATGGGGACGACCGGAGGAAACCTCCTTCAGAACACCCGTTGTCTCTACTACAATCAGTCGCCCTTGGTCCTCAACGGCCTCGAATCTTGCCACAAAAGGGGGGGGAGCGCCTGCCTCGCGGTCAAAGGGAGCAAACGCTGCTTCAGTGTCTATCAGGGCGATTTGGCCCCGGCCCTTATCGCCTTTGAGGCCCGATGCGTTCTCGAAAAGAGGGGTTCGAGCCGCACGATCCCCGTGGCCGACCTCTTCACCGGCAATGGCCTAACCCCTTTTCGTCTCCAACCGGACGAAGTGCTGACGAAGATCATCCTCCCCCTGCCCGAAGGCCCCTTCGGCTCCGCCTACCAGAAGCTTCGCCTCCGAGGAAGCATCGATTACCCCTTGGTTTCCGTTGCAGCCTTTGTCTCGGCCACGCCTGAGGGGGAGAGGAACCGTTGTTGCCTCGTCCTCGGAGCCGTGGGAGCCGCTCCGAAACGGATGGACGACCTCTCCGGGGAGGTCGATTTCGAAGCTCTGGCCCAGAGGGCCTCGGACCTTGCCGAGGCCATCGACAATCTCCAGATGCCCGGTTCCTACCGAAAAAAGATGGCCGGGGTGCTGGCGAAACGGGCCATGAAAGAGGCCCTTGCCAGAATGAAAGGGGTGGCGTGA